A single window of Microbacterium oryzae DNA harbors:
- the eno gene encoding phosphopyruvate hydratase, giving the protein MALIEAVGAREILDSRGNPTVEVEVLLEDGIVQRAAVPSGASTGAFEAYELRDGDKGRYAGKGVQKAVDAVIDELGPAIEGLDASEQRVIDQALIEIDGTDNKKRVGANAILGVSLAVAKAAADSADLPLFRYIGGPNAHVLPVPALNVINGGAHADTGVDMQEFFLVPLGAESFSESLRWGTETYHVLKSELKAGGYATGLGDEGGFAPDLPSNRGALDFLMAAIEKAGFTPGKDIAVGLDVASTEFFRDGVYHFEGKQLTAEELTSYYEDLLANFPLVTIEDALAEDDWDGWKALTDRIGGKVQLVGDDLFVTNPQRLADGINKGVANSLLVKVNQIGTLTETLDAVALAQSNGYTAMMSHRSGETEDTTIADLAVAVNCGQIKSGAPARSDRVAKYNQLLRIEEELGAGATFAGRSAFPRFTA; this is encoded by the coding sequence GTGGCACTGATTGAGGCTGTAGGCGCTCGCGAGATTCTCGACTCGCGAGGCAACCCGACCGTCGAGGTGGAGGTGCTCCTCGAAGACGGCATCGTGCAGCGCGCCGCCGTCCCCTCCGGCGCATCCACCGGCGCCTTCGAGGCGTACGAGCTGCGCGACGGCGACAAGGGCCGCTACGCCGGCAAGGGCGTACAGAAGGCCGTCGACGCCGTCATCGACGAGCTCGGCCCGGCCATCGAGGGCCTCGACGCCAGCGAGCAGCGGGTCATCGACCAGGCGCTCATCGAGATCGACGGCACCGACAACAAGAAGCGCGTCGGCGCCAACGCCATCCTCGGCGTGAGCCTCGCGGTCGCGAAGGCCGCCGCCGACAGCGCCGACCTGCCGCTGTTCCGCTACATCGGCGGCCCGAACGCGCACGTGCTGCCCGTTCCCGCCCTCAACGTCATCAACGGCGGCGCACACGCCGACACCGGCGTCGACATGCAGGAGTTCTTCCTCGTGCCGCTCGGCGCGGAGTCGTTCAGCGAGTCGCTGCGGTGGGGCACCGAGACGTACCACGTGCTCAAGAGCGAGCTGAAGGCCGGCGGCTACGCCACGGGCCTCGGCGACGAGGGCGGCTTCGCGCCCGACCTCCCCAGCAACCGCGGCGCCCTGGACTTCCTGATGGCCGCCATCGAGAAGGCCGGCTTTACCCCCGGCAAGGACATCGCCGTCGGCCTCGACGTCGCCTCCACGGAGTTCTTCCGCGACGGCGTCTACCACTTCGAGGGCAAGCAGCTCACCGCCGAGGAGCTCACCTCGTACTACGAGGACCTGCTCGCGAACTTCCCGCTCGTCACCATCGAGGACGCTCTCGCCGAGGACGACTGGGACGGCTGGAAGGCCCTCACCGACCGCATCGGCGGCAAGGTCCAGCTCGTCGGCGACGACCTGTTCGTCACCAACCCGCAACGCCTCGCCGACGGCATCAACAAGGGCGTCGCCAACTCGCTGCTCGTGAAGGTCAACCAGATCGGCACGCTCACCGAGACGCTCGACGCGGTCGCCCTCGCGCAGAGCAACGGCTACACCGCGATGATGTCGCACCGCTCCGGCGAGACCGAGGACACGACCATCGCCGACCTCGCCGTCGCCGTCAACTGCGGTCAGATCAAGTCCGGCGCGCCCGCTCGCAGCGACCGGGTCGCGAAGTACAATCAGCTTCTGCGCATCGAGGAGGAGCTGGGCGCCGGCGCGACGTTCGCCGGCCGCAGCGCCTTCCCGCGCTTCACGGCGTAA
- a CDS encoding FtsB family cell division protein → MAKRPSAPPSRVRGRGSRESGVDVRGWLGAIRLSGFTAIMLGLVILAAFVLVPTASTYLEQRQRIAFLQEAVQVSQDKVDALERERSRWQDPAYITTQARERLFYGFPGEVVYIVDDDLDESEQPVEPEPISAEVEETEHDWMSQMLRSVVSAGLTKTAVSEEEVVEIDGDVFQPDTSTDQ, encoded by the coding sequence ATGGCGAAGAGACCATCGGCTCCCCCTTCCCGCGTCCGCGGACGCGGCTCTCGCGAGAGCGGAGTCGACGTGCGCGGCTGGCTCGGGGCCATCCGGCTGTCGGGCTTCACGGCGATCATGCTCGGCCTCGTGATCCTCGCCGCGTTCGTGCTGGTGCCCACCGCGAGCACCTACCTGGAGCAGCGGCAGCGGATCGCGTTCCTGCAGGAGGCCGTGCAGGTCAGCCAGGACAAGGTCGACGCGCTCGAGCGCGAGCGCTCGCGCTGGCAGGACCCGGCCTACATCACCACGCAGGCGCGCGAGCGCCTGTTCTACGGCTTCCCCGGGGAGGTCGTCTACATCGTCGACGACGACCTCGACGAGTCCGAGCAGCCGGTCGAGCCGGAGCCCATCAGCGCCGAGGTCGAGGAGACCGAGCACGACTGGATGTCGCAGATGCTGCGCTCGGTCGTGAGCGCAGGACTGACGAAGACCGCGGTCTCCGAGGAGGAGGTCGTCGAGATCGACGGCGACGTCTTCCAGCCCGACACCAGCACCGACCAGTAG
- a CDS encoding DUF501 domain-containing protein — MTTPPFEPVRPVDLEVVSAQLQREARGVVGIAARCACGNPTVVATAPRLPDGTPFPTFYYLTHPTATAEMSRLEANQLMPELTALLAEDEGVAAGYLRAHEAYLADRAAFGEVPEIAGISAGGMPTRVKCLHALAGHALAAGAGVNPIGDLALERSSWSPERCACDDPGAAA; from the coding sequence GTGACGACACCCCCCTTCGAGCCCGTGCGACCCGTCGATCTGGAGGTCGTCTCGGCCCAGCTGCAGCGCGAGGCGCGCGGCGTCGTCGGCATCGCCGCCCGGTGCGCGTGCGGCAACCCGACGGTCGTCGCCACGGCCCCGCGCCTGCCCGACGGGACGCCGTTCCCCACGTTCTACTACCTCACGCACCCGACGGCCACCGCCGAGATGTCGCGCCTCGAGGCGAATCAGCTCATGCCCGAGCTCACGGCGCTCCTGGCCGAGGACGAGGGCGTCGCCGCCGGGTACCTCCGTGCGCACGAGGCGTATCTCGCCGACCGCGCGGCGTTCGGCGAGGTGCCCGAGATCGCCGGCATCTCCGCCGGCGGCATGCCCACGCGCGTCAAGTGCCTGCACGCGCTGGCAGGTCACGCCCTCGCCGCCGGCGCCGGCGTCAACCCGATCGGCGACCTCGCTCTGGAGCGGTCGTCGTGGTCGCCCGAGCGGTGCGCCTGCGACGATCCCGGCGCGGCTGCATGA